One Streptomyces sp. CNQ-509 DNA window includes the following coding sequences:
- a CDS encoding asparaginase codes for MHDDTWIHPPPVPGPAATEEGANADAAPVLAEVVRSGFAEGRHRGSLVLLDPDGEVERAWGNVTGQVFPRSSNKPFQAVAVLRAGARTDAGPLAAERLALAAASHSGERFHLDLVRKMLAGTGLSEDDLRTPPDLPLDPEEREAYLAAGGRRDRVAMNCSGKHAAMLAACVANGWPRASYLAAEHPLQRLVRQVVEETAGEEVRHVGVDGCGAPLMSLSLTALARGFRRLVLAAEGTPERRVADAMRAHPEYVAGTRRWDTWLMRGVPGALAKVGAEGVQAVALPDGRALAFKVDDGALRAVGPVLARGLALLGVRSPVLARIGAAPLLGGGEQVGEIRATF; via the coding sequence ATGCACGACGACACCTGGATACACCCGCCGCCGGTCCCCGGTCCCGCGGCCACCGAGGAGGGCGCGAACGCCGACGCCGCGCCCGTACTGGCGGAGGTGGTGCGCTCCGGCTTCGCCGAGGGGCGGCACCGGGGGTCGCTGGTGCTGCTGGACCCGGACGGCGAGGTGGAGCGGGCCTGGGGGAACGTGACCGGGCAGGTGTTCCCGCGGTCGTCGAACAAGCCGTTCCAGGCGGTGGCGGTGCTGCGAGCGGGGGCGCGTACGGACGCGGGGCCGCTCGCGGCCGAGCGGCTGGCGCTGGCCGCGGCCAGCCACTCGGGCGAACGGTTCCACCTGGATCTCGTACGCAAGATGCTCGCCGGGACCGGGCTGTCGGAGGACGACCTGCGGACCCCGCCCGACCTGCCGCTGGACCCGGAGGAGCGGGAGGCGTACCTGGCCGCCGGCGGGCGGCGGGACCGGGTGGCCATGAACTGCTCGGGCAAGCACGCCGCGATGCTCGCGGCGTGCGTCGCGAACGGCTGGCCGCGGGCGTCGTACCTCGCCGCCGAGCACCCGCTGCAGCGGCTGGTGCGGCAGGTGGTGGAGGAGACGGCGGGCGAGGAGGTGCGGCACGTCGGCGTCGACGGCTGCGGCGCGCCGCTGATGTCGCTGTCGCTGACGGCGCTGGCGCGCGGCTTCCGGCGGCTGGTGCTGGCCGCGGAGGGCACGCCGGAGCGGCGGGTGGCGGACGCGATGCGGGCGCATCCGGAGTACGTCGCGGGCACCCGGCGGTGGGACACCTGGCTGATGCGCGGGGTACCGGGGGCGCTGGCGAAGGTCGGCGCGGAGGGCGTGCAGGCGGTGGCGCTGCCGGACGGCCGGGCGCTGGCGTTCAAGGTCGACGACGGGGCGCTGCGTGCCGTCGGTCCCGTGCTGGCGCGGGGCCTTGCGCTACTGGGCGTACGGTCCCCGGTGCTGGCCAGGATCGGGGCGGCACCGCTGCTGGGCGGCGGGGAGCAGGTGGGGGAAATTCGCGCGACGTTCTGA
- a CDS encoding TetR/AcrR family transcriptional regulator, translated as MDAMDAAGEGRRGEDKRDAGAVPASVEAAWGLRPRPQKGPKRGLTLDGIVAAAVAVADAEGLEAASMGRVAKELGVSTMALYRYVATKDELVTLMVDGAFGPPPPLPAEAEGDWRAGLRHWYQAVGKAMFAHPWAVAHVPSGGPPVTPNQLAALDQALYILRDTPLTEFEKVATALLVSNQVRAEVTIALAMGGSPDVERLMNEYSRFLLRVSDAGHLPHLRTAVEGGAFDEGDAEAPQNPSDYDEFAFGLERVLDGIEALINGRRRD; from the coding sequence ATGGACGCCATGGACGCCGCGGGCGAAGGCCGGCGCGGCGAGGACAAGCGCGACGCCGGAGCCGTTCCCGCCAGCGTCGAGGCCGCGTGGGGCCTGCGGCCGCGGCCGCAGAAAGGACCGAAGCGGGGGCTGACGCTCGACGGGATCGTCGCGGCGGCGGTCGCGGTCGCGGACGCGGAGGGGCTGGAGGCCGCGTCGATGGGGCGGGTGGCCAAGGAGCTGGGCGTCTCGACGATGGCGCTGTACCGGTATGTGGCCACGAAGGACGAGCTGGTCACGCTGATGGTCGACGGGGCCTTCGGCCCGCCGCCGCCGCTGCCGGCGGAGGCCGAGGGCGACTGGCGGGCGGGGCTGCGGCACTGGTACCAGGCCGTCGGCAAGGCGATGTTCGCGCACCCGTGGGCCGTGGCGCACGTACCGAGCGGAGGCCCGCCGGTCACGCCGAACCAGCTCGCGGCGCTCGACCAGGCCCTCTACATCCTGCGCGACACCCCGCTCACGGAGTTCGAGAAGGTGGCCACGGCGCTGCTGGTGAGCAACCAGGTGCGCGCGGAGGTGACGATCGCCCTGGCGATGGGCGGCAGCCCCGACGTGGAGCGGCTGATGAACGAGTACAGCCGGTTCCTGCTCCGCGTCTCCGACGCCGGCCACCTGCCCCATCTGCGTACGGCGGTGGAGGGCGGCGCCTTCGACGAGGGGGACGCGGAGGCGCCGCAGAACCCCTCGGACTACGACGAGTTCGCGTTCGGCCTGGAGCGTGTGCTCGACGGCATCGAGGCGCTGATCAACGGACGCCGCCGGGACTGA
- a CDS encoding GNAT family N-acetyltransferase, producing MRADGWHLTEDLDEFLAEAGEFLRDRPVPHIMALTWAARLKARGTGPYGGGRLLLGRLSRAGSVAGACHQLPGRSLGLTPLTPAETDSLAAHLAALGHTPPGVGGDHDTTTAFAAAWQRHTGATPTPAVRLRLRRLRTLTPPDPAPAGRARAAGEADHEQLMDFCRGFAADVREDVTIDAATWPTTRYADKHYTFWETPDGTPVSTAGVNPAVAGLAQVDPVYTPSAHRGHGYAAAVTAAVTRAALTAGAREVALFTDATNPTSNALYQRLGYDVFADWTTYTFAQG from the coding sequence ATGCGCGCGGACGGCTGGCACCTCACCGAAGACCTCGACGAATTCCTGGCCGAAGCGGGGGAGTTCCTGCGCGACCGGCCCGTACCGCACATCATGGCGCTGACCTGGGCGGCCCGGCTGAAAGCGCGCGGCACGGGCCCGTACGGCGGCGGGCGCCTGCTGCTCGGCCGGCTGTCCCGGGCGGGGTCGGTGGCCGGCGCCTGCCACCAACTGCCGGGCCGCAGCCTCGGCCTCACCCCGCTCACCCCGGCAGAGACCGACTCCCTCGCCGCGCACCTCGCGGCCCTCGGCCACACCCCGCCCGGCGTCGGCGGCGACCACGACACCACCACGGCCTTCGCGGCGGCCTGGCAGCGGCACACGGGCGCCACCCCGACCCCCGCCGTCCGCCTCCGGCTGCGCCGCCTCCGTACGCTCACGCCGCCGGATCCCGCGCCGGCGGGGCGGGCACGGGCCGCGGGCGAGGCGGACCACGAGCAACTCATGGACTTCTGCCGCGGCTTCGCGGCCGACGTCCGCGAGGACGTCACCATCGACGCCGCCACCTGGCCGACCACCCGCTACGCCGACAAGCACTACACCTTCTGGGAGACCCCGGACGGCACCCCCGTCTCCACGGCCGGCGTCAACCCGGCCGTCGCCGGGCTCGCCCAGGTCGACCCGGTCTACACCCCGTCCGCCCACCGCGGCCACGGCTACGCGGCCGCGGTGACGGCGGCGGTGACCCGCGCGGCGCTCACCGCGGGCGCCAGGGAGGTGGCGCTCTTCACCGACGCGACCAACCCGACCAGCAACGCCCTGTACCAGCGCCTCGGCTACGACGTGTTCGCCGACTGGACGACGTACACCTTCGCGCAGGGCTGA
- a CDS encoding ankyrin repeat domain-containing protein: MSGVDEPAHDPAVFELATKAFELARQGQTDTLAAYVDAGVPAGLRDDDGNTLVMLAAVNGHPRTVAALLQRGADADQVGAAGATPLAAAVRAGADDVVRVLLRHGADPQAGSPSAVATARVAGRTELLELFGGV; the protein is encoded by the coding sequence ATGAGTGGAGTCGACGAGCCCGCGCACGACCCCGCCGTGTTCGAGCTGGCCACCAAGGCTTTCGAGCTGGCCCGGCAGGGGCAGACCGACACACTGGCCGCCTATGTGGACGCCGGAGTGCCGGCCGGGCTGCGGGACGACGACGGGAACACCCTCGTCATGCTCGCCGCGGTCAACGGGCACCCCAGGACCGTCGCCGCGCTGTTGCAGCGGGGGGCCGACGCGGATCAGGTCGGGGCCGCCGGCGCCACGCCGCTGGCCGCGGCGGTGCGGGCCGGGGCGGACGACGTCGTGCGGGTGCTGCTGCGGCACGGGGCGGACCCGCAGGCCGGGTCCCCCTCGGCGGTCGCGACCGCGCGGGTGGCCGGCAGGACGGAGCTGCTGGAGCTCTTCGGCGGGGTGTGA
- a CDS encoding HAD family hydrolase: MNATPLAAALDSAKCVFFDFDGPICRLFSAHPAGLIAGQLLDLLDHWAPRLLGPGMYRPNDPLGILSAALQVAPDHEVIPTAEQLLTQEEQKAARHATSTPDAHALIEELDGQGRALAITSNNSAAAIRVYLDRHGLAPCFSPHVHGRRADPIRLKPDPDCLWRALESTGAMPGECLMIGDSPSDWKAAETAGVNFVGYARAPHKAEALEQAGVRLIVHSMKEILDAISGAAPAAVRPPDN; the protein is encoded by the coding sequence ATGAACGCAACTCCCCTCGCAGCGGCGCTCGACTCGGCGAAGTGCGTGTTCTTCGACTTCGACGGGCCGATCTGCCGGCTGTTCTCCGCGCACCCCGCCGGCCTCATTGCCGGGCAGCTCCTGGATCTGCTGGACCACTGGGCACCCCGCCTGTTGGGACCGGGCATGTACCGGCCGAACGACCCGCTCGGCATACTGTCGGCCGCCCTCCAGGTGGCGCCGGACCACGAAGTGATACCTACCGCAGAACAATTGCTCACGCAGGAGGAGCAGAAGGCGGCGCGTCACGCCACCAGCACCCCGGATGCCCACGCGCTGATCGAGGAGTTGGACGGGCAGGGCCGGGCACTGGCCATCACGTCGAACAACTCGGCCGCCGCCATCCGCGTCTACCTGGACCGGCACGGGCTCGCCCCCTGCTTCTCGCCCCACGTCCACGGCCGCCGGGCGGACCCGATCCGGCTCAAGCCCGACCCGGACTGCCTGTGGCGCGCGCTGGAGTCGACGGGAGCCATGCCCGGTGAGTGCCTCATGATCGGGGACTCGCCCTCGGACTGGAAGGCCGCCGAGACCGCAGGCGTGAACTTCGTCGGCTACGCCCGTGCGCCGCACAAGGCCGAGGCGTTGGAGCAGGCGGGAGTACGGCTCATCGTCCACTCGATGAAGGAGATTCTCGACGCGATATCCGGTGCTGCCCCGGCCGCGGTCCGCCCCCCAGACAATTAA
- a CDS encoding GNAT family N-acetyltransferase, whose protein sequence is MNDGTEIRTLTEGDVAGWMRAMQTGFMRPPSVTEADVELFLKTRDLSRTRGAYDGRRWVGTYRSFDQELTVPGGAAVSSCAVSAVTVSPTHRRRGLLSRMLREDMEAAKERGDVVASLIAAEYPIYGRYGFGPAAWTTDYDVTTPRAQLDPRYAGPDDGGTVELLDAAELTAIAPALHDRFRRLVPGAVNRSATRWQAHTGAARYSVDEPWHEPFYAAYRSAAGEPEGIVTYRTKWGDWPGKLSDDELTVTDLFAVTPAAERALWRYLVSFDWITTIHTGHRAPDDLLPLHLGDPRAARVTTHADYLWLRPLDVPRLLEARAYAASGSLVLDVHDPAGLAGGRFLLDAGGPGGTGCVPTDRPADLALSVAELARLSLGDESAVRLAALGVVDEERPGAAARADALLRTSRRPWCPDMF, encoded by the coding sequence ATGAACGACGGCACCGAGATCCGCACGCTCACCGAAGGCGACGTGGCCGGCTGGATGCGCGCCATGCAGACCGGCTTCATGCGGCCCCCCTCGGTCACCGAGGCGGACGTGGAGCTGTTCCTGAAGACGCGCGACCTCTCCCGCACGCGGGGCGCGTACGACGGCAGACGCTGGGTCGGCACGTACCGCAGCTTCGATCAGGAACTGACCGTCCCGGGCGGGGCCGCGGTGTCCTCGTGCGCGGTGTCCGCCGTCACGGTCTCGCCGACGCACCGCAGACGCGGGCTGCTCAGCCGGATGCTGCGGGAGGACATGGAGGCGGCGAAGGAGCGCGGCGACGTGGTCGCCAGCCTGATCGCCGCGGAGTACCCGATCTACGGCCGCTACGGCTTCGGCCCTGCCGCCTGGACGACCGACTACGACGTGACCACCCCGCGCGCCCAGCTCGACCCGCGCTACGCGGGCCCGGACGACGGCGGCACGGTCGAACTCCTCGACGCCGCCGAGCTGACGGCGATCGCCCCGGCGCTGCACGACCGTTTCCGCCGGCTGGTCCCGGGCGCGGTGAACCGGAGCGCCACCCGGTGGCAGGCGCACACCGGTGCGGCCCGGTACAGCGTCGACGAGCCGTGGCACGAGCCCTTCTACGCGGCGTACCGCTCGGCGGCGGGGGAGCCGGAGGGCATCGTCACGTACCGCACCAAGTGGGGTGACTGGCCCGGCAAGCTCTCCGACGACGAGCTGACCGTGACCGACCTGTTCGCCGTCACCCCGGCCGCGGAGCGGGCGCTCTGGCGCTATCTGGTCTCCTTCGACTGGATCACGACGATCCATACGGGCCACCGGGCGCCCGACGATCTCCTCCCCCTCCACCTAGGTGACCCTCGGGCGGCCCGGGTGACCACGCACGCGGACTACCTGTGGCTGCGGCCACTGGACGTCCCGCGACTTCTGGAGGCCCGCGCATACGCGGCCTCCGGCTCTCTGGTGCTCGACGTGCACGACCCGGCCGGCCTGGCCGGCGGCCGCTTCCTGCTGGACGCCGGTGGCCCGGGCGGCACCGGCTGCGTACCCACGGACCGGCCCGCCGACCTCGCCCTGAGCGTGGCGGAGCTCGCGCGGCTCAGCCTGGGCGACGAGTCCGCGGTACGGCTCGCCGCCCTGGGCGTGGTCGACGAGGAGCGCCCGGGCGCCGCCGCACGGGCGGACGCCCTGCTGCGCACCTCGCGCCGACCATGGTGTCCCGACATGTTCTAG
- a CDS encoding folate-binding protein YgfZ, with protein sequence MNAPSPLLSLPGAVAAEAPDEGVAAHYGDLFREQRALDAGEGFVDLSHRGIVSVSGQDRLSWLHLLLTQHVEALAPGHATEALVLSAHGHIEHALYLVDDGETTWAHVEPGTQKDLIAYLESMKFFYRVDIADRTDDLAVVHLPAGSITEAPEGVTVRETAYGRDLFLPRASLADFAAAAGPPAGVLAYEALRVAAHRPRLGLETDHRTIPHEVGWIGTAVHLEKGCYRGQETVARVQNLGRPPRRLVFLHLDGSEVTLPPHGAAIRLAAEEEGRKLGFVTTSVRHHELGPIALALVKRNVPADAALLADETAAAQETVVEP encoded by the coding sequence ATGAACGCGCCTTCTCCCCTCCTCTCCCTGCCCGGGGCGGTCGCCGCCGAGGCTCCCGACGAGGGCGTCGCCGCGCACTACGGCGATCTCTTCCGGGAGCAGCGCGCGCTGGACGCCGGCGAGGGCTTCGTCGACCTCTCCCACCGCGGCATCGTCTCGGTCTCCGGCCAGGACCGGCTGAGCTGGCTGCACCTGCTGCTGACGCAGCACGTGGAGGCGCTCGCGCCGGGGCACGCCACCGAGGCACTGGTGCTGTCCGCCCACGGGCACATCGAGCACGCGCTGTACCTCGTCGACGACGGCGAGACGACGTGGGCGCACGTCGAGCCGGGCACGCAGAAGGACCTCATCGCGTACCTGGAGAGCATGAAGTTCTTCTACCGGGTGGACATCGCGGACCGTACGGACGACCTCGCCGTCGTCCATCTGCCGGCCGGCTCGATCACGGAGGCGCCCGAGGGTGTGACCGTCCGCGAGACGGCGTACGGGCGCGACCTCTTCCTGCCGCGCGCCTCGCTGGCGGACTTCGCCGCCGCCGCGGGCCCGCCCGCCGGGGTGCTGGCGTACGAGGCGCTGCGGGTGGCGGCGCACCGGCCGCGGCTCGGCCTGGAGACCGACCACCGCACGATCCCGCACGAGGTGGGCTGGATAGGCACCGCCGTGCACCTGGAGAAGGGGTGCTACCGGGGGCAGGAGACGGTCGCGCGGGTGCAGAACCTGGGCCGGCCGCCGCGCCGCCTGGTCTTCCTGCACCTGGACGGCAGCGAGGTGACGCTGCCGCCGCACGGGGCGGCGATCCGGCTGGCGGCCGAGGAGGAGGGGCGCAAGCTGGGCTTCGTCACGACCTCGGTGCGCCACCACGAGCTGGGGCCGATCGCGCTCGCGCTGGTGAAACGGAACGTTCCGGCGGACGCGGCGCTGCTGGCGGACGAGACGGCGGCGGCGCAGGAGACGGTCGTCGAGCCCTGA
- the dtd gene encoding D-aminoacyl-tRNA deacylase, whose product MRAVVQRVDGARVEAGGETVGEVIGEGLCVLVGVTHDDTPAKAAQLARKLWTLRVLDDEKSCSDVSAPLLVISQFTLYGDPRKGRRPTWQAAAPGEVAEPLVEEVVARLRALGAQVETGAFGAKMRVTLTNDGPFTVLVEV is encoded by the coding sequence ATGCGAGCGGTGGTGCAGCGGGTGGACGGCGCGCGGGTCGAGGCCGGCGGCGAGACGGTCGGCGAGGTGATCGGCGAAGGGCTGTGCGTACTCGTGGGCGTCACCCACGACGACACTCCCGCGAAGGCGGCGCAACTGGCCCGCAAGCTGTGGACGCTGCGGGTGCTGGACGACGAGAAGTCCTGCTCGGACGTGTCGGCGCCGCTGCTCGTGATCAGCCAGTTCACCCTCTACGGCGACCCCCGCAAGGGCCGCAGGCCGACCTGGCAGGCGGCGGCGCCGGGGGAGGTCGCGGAGCCGCTGGTCGAGGAGGTCGTGGCGCGGCTGCGGGCGCTGGGCGCGCAGGTGGAGACGGGGGCGTTCGGCGCGAAGATGCGGGTGACGCTGACGAACGACGGCCCGTTCACGGTGCTGGTCGAGGTCTGA
- a CDS encoding Fur family transcriptional regulator: METTDWKRDLRERGYRLTPQRQLVLEAVDSLEHATPDGILSEVRKTAAGVNISTVYRTLELLEELGLVSHAHLNHGPPTYHIADRHHHLHLVCRVCDRVIEAENAVAEPFAETLRQRFGFESDVQHFAILGRCATCTEAGATDAAAPSRP; this comes from the coding sequence GTGGAGACCACCGACTGGAAGCGCGACCTGCGCGAGCGCGGCTACCGCCTGACGCCGCAGCGGCAGCTCGTGCTGGAGGCCGTCGACTCCCTGGAGCACGCGACGCCCGACGGCATCCTCAGCGAGGTCCGCAAGACCGCCGCCGGCGTGAACATCTCCACGGTCTACCGCACGCTGGAGCTGCTGGAGGAGCTGGGCCTCGTCAGCCACGCGCACCTCAACCACGGCCCGCCGACGTACCACATCGCCGACCGCCACCACCACCTGCACCTCGTCTGCCGCGTCTGCGACCGGGTGATCGAGGCGGAGAACGCGGTGGCGGAGCCGTTCGCGGAGACGCTGCGGCAGCGGTTCGGCTTCGAGAGCGACGTGCAGCACTTCGCGATCCTCGGCCGCTGCGCGACCTGCACCGAGGCGGGCGCGACCGACGCCGCCGCCCCGTCCCGCCCCTGA
- a CDS encoding phosphotransferase: protein MAEQVVGPLPGYHHETYAVRLGAASGLFGQSAGWVKLRDPRPGLLWFDRRCFGSEDELLATLAGRVSHIPAVGHIDSLTVQGFIEGCTLAEVAPPGEEVPAAFVGQIIRLFRELLAVDPCDPALLALHAPLPAERGSAEFARDLVRFTFTDVVEHSLPHFDALFHSLSIHPGSAPATPSSLEARLRGMTPRPFGLLHGDVHRANLIVDEHDALWAIDWELALIGDPLYDLATHLHLMRYPARQEGEVIARWADVAEESRPGAAAGIEADLPRYLAFKRIQSVYTDVIRQAYSTERGETSTAEAAKVINAALDRAADSLLLPTVAGAGEIEHQLVRWLATPRPRGAANTGGTPSAS, encoded by the coding sequence GTGGCGGAGCAGGTCGTGGGGCCGCTGCCCGGATACCACCACGAGACGTACGCGGTCCGGCTGGGCGCTGCTTCCGGGTTGTTCGGGCAGTCGGCCGGGTGGGTGAAGTTGCGGGATCCCCGGCCCGGGTTGTTGTGGTTCGACCGTCGGTGCTTCGGGTCCGAGGACGAGCTGCTCGCCACGCTGGCCGGGCGCGTCTCCCACATTCCCGCGGTAGGACACATCGACTCCCTCACCGTCCAGGGCTTCATCGAAGGGTGCACCCTGGCCGAGGTCGCGCCGCCCGGGGAGGAAGTGCCCGCCGCGTTCGTCGGCCAGATCATCCGGCTCTTCCGGGAGCTGCTGGCCGTCGATCCCTGCGATCCCGCGCTGCTCGCGCTGCACGCGCCGCTGCCGGCGGAGCGCGGGAGCGCGGAGTTCGCCCGGGATCTCGTCCGGTTCACCTTCACCGACGTGGTCGAGCACTCCCTGCCGCACTTCGACGCGCTCTTCCACAGCCTGAGCATCCACCCGGGATCCGCCCCCGCCACCCCCTCCTCCCTGGAGGCCCGGCTCCGGGGCATGACCCCGCGCCCCTTCGGGCTGCTGCACGGGGACGTGCACCGCGCGAACCTCATCGTCGACGAGCACGACGCCCTCTGGGCCATCGACTGGGAGCTGGCCCTGATCGGCGACCCGCTGTACGACCTGGCCACCCACCTGCATCTGATGCGCTATCCGGCCCGCCAGGAGGGCGAGGTCATCGCCCGCTGGGCCGACGTGGCGGAGGAGTCCCGGCCCGGGGCCGCCGCAGGTATCGAGGCCGACCTGCCCCGGTATCTCGCGTTCAAGCGGATCCAGTCGGTGTACACGGATGTGATCCGGCAGGCGTACTCGACGGAGCGGGGTGAGACGTCGACCGCCGAGGCGGCCAAGGTGATCAACGCCGCGCTCGACCGTGCGGCGGACTCACTGCTGTTGCCCACCGTGGCCGGTGCCGGCGAGATCGAGCACCAGCTGGTGCGATGGCTGGCCACACCCCGCCCGCGGGGCGCGGCCAATACCGGCGGAACGCCTTCCGCATCGTAG
- a CDS encoding winged helix-turn-helix domain-containing protein: MSRDQPSATSARAERDRVADALRARIDSGELRPGDSLPTQKALMDEFDVERGVVRKALALLKSEHRLADVGRGSPPTVAEPANHREGASSLTADVELAERLDVAFQATDVTLDVFGLTTETLNSAIAPTLMAIRAGRVAPRSVTCRIMVPSPEAHLALPFLIDDPADPRPLQRLNRLIELHTRAFAHGMQYLGERGLVQELSVEVRGVPLTPTTKLYVLNGTEALTGFYEVVRNSVPAPFSEDHMDIYDVLGLNSHLFRYSAGSDSRGKSDVDFVEHSRTWFASMWETIAKPYLFTSQASTA; encoded by the coding sequence GTGAGCAGGGACCAACCTTCGGCAACCAGCGCCCGGGCCGAACGCGACCGCGTCGCCGACGCACTGCGCGCACGCATCGACTCCGGCGAACTCCGCCCGGGCGACAGCCTGCCGACGCAGAAAGCCCTGATGGACGAGTTCGACGTCGAACGCGGCGTGGTCCGCAAGGCCCTCGCCCTCCTCAAGAGCGAACACCGCCTCGCGGACGTCGGCAGGGGCTCACCCCCGACGGTGGCGGAGCCCGCGAACCACCGCGAAGGGGCCTCGTCGCTCACCGCGGACGTGGAACTGGCAGAGCGGCTCGACGTGGCGTTTCAGGCCACCGACGTCACCCTCGACGTCTTCGGTCTGACCACCGAGACCCTCAACAGCGCGATTGCGCCCACCCTGATGGCCATCAGGGCCGGCCGCGTCGCCCCCCGCTCGGTCACCTGCCGCATCATGGTCCCCAGCCCGGAGGCCCACCTGGCCCTCCCCTTCCTGATCGACGACCCGGCGGACCCCCGCCCCCTCCAGCGCCTCAACCGCCTCATCGAACTGCACACGCGCGCCTTCGCGCACGGCATGCAGTACCTCGGCGAACGCGGCCTCGTACAGGAACTCTCCGTCGAAGTCCGTGGCGTGCCCCTCACCCCGACCACGAAGCTCTACGTCCTCAACGGCACCGAAGCCCTCACCGGCTTCTACGAGGTCGTCCGCAACAGCGTCCCCGCCCCGTTCAGCGAGGACCACATGGACATCTACGACGTCCTCGGCCTCAACTCCCACCTGTTCCGCTACTCCGCGGGCTCCGACAGCCGCGGCAAGAGTGACGTGGACTTCGTCGAGCACTCCCGAACGTGGTTCGCGTCGATGTGGGAGACGATCGCCAAGCCGTACCTCTTCACCTCCCAAGCGTCGACTGCCTGA